Proteins encoded within one genomic window of Caldilineales bacterium:
- a CDS encoding tyrosine phenol-lyase, producing MTEHIPQTMGQQFGRRSWAEPWKIKMVEPLRTTTRPEREKAATEAGYNTFLLRSEDVYIDLLTDSGTSAMSDRQWAGMMMGDEAYAGSRNFYNLENAIQTYYGYKYIVPTHQGRGAEHLLSQAAIKPGQYVPGNMYFTTTRLHQEMAGGIFVDVIIDEAHDPTFLHPFKGNVDLGKVEALIAREGADKIAYISLAGTVNMAGGQPVSMANVKALRALCDRHGIKIYLDATRMVENALFIQEREEGYANTPIAAILREFCSYTDGAWISAKKDSLVNIGGWLAVNDWDLFEELRNMVVVFEGLHTYGGLAGRDMEAMAIGITESVQDEHVRSRVGQVRYLGELLTDWDIPIVQPVGGHAIFLDARGFYPHLPQTAFPAQTLAAELYLDSGIRSMERGIVSAGRDPKTGDHYYPKLELTRLTIPRRVYTQAHMDVVAESVKAVFDARAQARGLRMVYEPRYLRFFQARFERL from the coding sequence ATGACCGAACACATCCCGCAAACGATGGGCCAGCAGTTTGGCCGCCGATCCTGGGCCGAACCCTGGAAGATCAAGATGGTGGAGCCGCTGCGCACGACCACACGCCCAGAACGAGAGAAAGCGGCGACCGAGGCCGGCTACAACACCTTCCTGCTGCGCTCCGAAGATGTCTACATCGACCTGCTGACCGACAGCGGCACCAGCGCCATGAGCGACCGCCAGTGGGCGGGGATGATGATGGGCGATGAGGCCTATGCCGGCAGCCGCAATTTCTACAACCTGGAAAACGCCATCCAGACCTACTACGGTTACAAATACATCGTGCCCACCCACCAGGGCCGCGGGGCCGAGCATCTGCTCAGCCAGGCGGCGATCAAGCCCGGCCAGTACGTGCCCGGCAACATGTACTTCACCACCACCCGGCTGCATCAGGAGATGGCAGGCGGCATCTTCGTGGATGTGATCATCGACGAAGCGCACGACCCCACTTTTCTCCATCCCTTCAAGGGCAATGTCGATCTGGGCAAAGTCGAGGCGCTGATCGCGCGCGAGGGCGCCGACAAGATCGCCTATATCAGCCTGGCCGGGACGGTGAACATGGCCGGAGGGCAGCCGGTGAGCATGGCCAATGTCAAGGCGCTGCGGGCCTTGTGCGACCGGCACGGGATCAAGATCTATCTCGATGCCACGCGCATGGTGGAGAATGCGTTGTTCATCCAGGAGCGCGAGGAGGGCTACGCCAACACGCCCATCGCCGCCATCCTGCGCGAGTTTTGCAGCTACACCGATGGCGCCTGGATCAGCGCCAAGAAGGATAGCCTGGTCAACATCGGCGGCTGGCTGGCCGTGAACGATTGGGATCTGTTCGAGGAACTGCGCAACATGGTGGTGGTCTTCGAGGGCTTGCACACCTACGGCGGGCTGGCCGGTCGCGACATGGAGGCCATGGCCATTGGCATCACTGAATCGGTGCAGGATGAGCATGTCCGCTCGCGCGTCGGTCAGGTGCGTTACCTGGGCGAGTTGCTGACCGATTGGGACATTCCCATCGTGCAGCCGGTTGGCGGCCACGCCATCTTCCTCGACGCCAGAGGTTTCTACCCCCACCTGCCGCAGACCGCCTTCCCTGCCCAGACGCTGGCAGCCGAGCTCTACCTGGATTCTGGCATCCGTTCGATGGAGCGCGGCATCGTCAGCGCCGGGCGCGACCCCAAGACCGGCGACCACTACTACCCCAAGCTGGAACTCACCCGCCTCACCATCCCCCGCCGTGTGTACACTCAGGCGCACATGGATGTGGTGGCCGAATCGGTCAAAGCCGTCTTCGACGCCCGCGCCCAGGCGCG
- a CDS encoding MarR family transcriptional regulator: protein MIHPYRQHFQRLMAEHGITETHGVEVMRMVKMLSNVYDVIIQARMRDENLSAPRWRLLLHLYVAEMQGEAAVSPTQLSRFQNVTKNTISSLLRSLEEDGLIERELDRRDRRQFNIRLSASGRELIRSTTPIYVGYLNHLVSALTPSDLDHLQALFEKLHASLIQHGDLPSMYCRVEEEE from the coding sequence ATGATTCATCCCTACCGCCAACATTTCCAGCGCCTGATGGCCGAGCACGGCATCACCGAGACGCACGGGGTCGAGGTGATGCGCATGGTCAAGATGCTGTCCAATGTCTATGATGTGATCATACAGGCGCGCATGCGGGACGAAAACCTGTCGGCCCCGCGCTGGCGTCTGCTCCTCCACCTCTATGTGGCCGAGATGCAAGGCGAGGCGGCCGTGTCGCCCACCCAGCTCAGCCGCTTCCAAAACGTCACGAAAAACACGATCAGCTCGCTGCTGCGTTCGCTGGAGGAGGACGGACTGATCGAGCGAGAGCTGGATCGCCGCGATCGTCGCCAGTTCAACATCCGTCTCTCTGCCAGCGGTCGTGAGTTGATCCGTTCCACGACTCCCATCTACGTCGGTTATCTCAACCATCTCGTCTCTGCTCTCACGCCATCCGACCTCGATCACCTGCAGGCGCTGTTCGAGAAGTTACACGCCTCGCTTATCCAGCACGGCGATCTTCCCAGCATGTATTGCAGGGTGGAGGAAGAAGAGTAG
- a CDS encoding Lrp/AsnC family transcriptional regulator, with amino-acid sequence MSESSHKVVVLDETDRAILRELQRNGRIRHTELSGLINLSAPALHARIRRLEQSGLIRGYVALLDRELAGYDMLVVVHVTTALHQYEHLERFRATLAAMPEVLECLHVTGEYDYLLKVAIRHRSDLEHFVVHKLSPIPGVTRVRTSLVLREIKSTTALPLE; translated from the coding sequence ATGTCAGAATCTTCACACAAGGTTGTTGTACTCGATGAGACGGATCGAGCCATCCTGCGAGAACTGCAACGGAACGGCCGCATCCGCCACACCGAACTTTCCGGCCTCATCAACCTGTCCGCCCCGGCCCTGCACGCCCGTATCCGCCGCCTGGAGCAATCCGGCTTGATCCGCGGCTATGTGGCTTTGCTCGACCGGGAACTGGCCGGTTACGACATGCTGGTGGTGGTGCATGTGACCACCGCCCTCCACCAGTATGAGCATCTCGAACGCTTCCGCGCCACCCTGGCCGCCATGCCAGAGGTGCTGGAATGCCTGCACGTGACCGGCGAATACGATTACCTGCTGAAGGTGGCGATCCGCCACCGCAGCGACCTGGAACATTTCGTCGTCCACAAACTCTCTCCCATCCCCGGCGTCACACGTGTGCGCACCAGCCTGGTGTTGCGAGAGATCAAATCGACCACAGCACTGCCGCTGGAGTAG
- a CDS encoding response regulator transcription factor — protein sequence MNGTILVVDDEAKIVQQARDYLEKDGLRVISAGTGDLALAHARRERPDLIVLDLNLPGMDGLEVCRALRRQSDVPIIMLTARVDETDRLIGLELGADDYITKPFSPRELAARVRAVLRRTRGGLITPGVVRVADLEIDLDGHRLLRGGQPLHLTRTEFELLAILAQHPGQTFTRVQLLDRLHGIIYEGFDRSIDAHIKNLRRKLEPNPVEPVYILTVYGVGYQFANED from the coding sequence ATGAACGGCACCATTCTTGTGGTAGACGACGAAGCGAAGATCGTCCAGCAAGCGCGCGACTATCTGGAAAAGGATGGCTTGCGCGTGATCTCGGCCGGAACCGGCGACCTGGCCCTGGCCCATGCTCGCCGCGAGCGGCCGGATCTCATTGTCCTCGACCTCAATCTGCCAGGGATGGATGGGCTGGAGGTGTGCCGGGCCTTGCGGCGCCAGTCGGATGTGCCGATCATCATGCTGACGGCGCGGGTGGATGAGACCGACCGCTTGATCGGCCTCGAATTGGGCGCCGATGACTACATCACCAAGCCTTTTTCGCCGCGCGAGCTGGCGGCGCGGGTGCGGGCGGTGCTGCGCCGGACGCGCGGGGGCCTGATCACGCCCGGCGTCGTGCGGGTCGCCGACCTGGAGATCGACCTCGATGGGCATCGCCTGTTGCGCGGGGGCCAACCGTTGCATCTCACCCGCACCGAGTTCGAGTTGCTGGCCATCCTGGCCCAGCACCCCGGCCAGACCTTCACCCGCGTCCAACTGCTCGACCGGCTACATGGCATCATCTATGAGGGTTTCGACCGCAGTATCGACGCCCACATCAAGAACCTGCGGCGCAAACTCGAGCCGAATCCCGTCGAGCCGGTCTATATCCTCACCGTCTATGGCGTGGGCTACCAATTCGCCAACGAGGACTGA
- a CDS encoding HAMP domain-containing histidine kinase: MPKHRTWRHDGRPHEGWPPPPWQQGMGEGGAWRSGPWSQQRGGAIFCGVAATFGVIILLLMGGMFVLALLLARLTGGGGQVAVLTWLAGCGLALALPILAVALAVRAFRYFAAPLAEVMSAADAVAAGDWSVRVSERGPRDFRQLARSFNRMTTELARSDQQRRNLTADVAHELRTPLQIIQGNLEGVLDGVYTPDEAHIGATLDEARVLARLVEDLRTLSLAEAGELPMHWEQVDVGELLADLDTTFSGQAEAAGIDMKVEIGRPPQAGPLLIEADLGRLNQVLSNLVVNALRHTPAGGAITLAAEAREGGVRIMVSDTGEGIREEDLPFVFDRFWKGDPARSRSGGAGSGLGLAIARQLVQAHGGRIGVERREGEGAVFTVDLPARRKVPGSQEVELSRGSEVS, encoded by the coding sequence GTGCCTAAACACCGCACCTGGCGCCATGATGGGCGTCCTCACGAGGGTTGGCCACCCCCGCCCTGGCAGCAAGGGATGGGCGAGGGCGGCGCCTGGCGGTCGGGGCCGTGGTCACAACAGCGCGGCGGCGCTATCTTCTGCGGCGTTGCCGCCACTTTTGGCGTGATCATCCTCCTGCTGATGGGCGGGATGTTCGTGCTGGCTTTGTTGTTGGCGCGGCTGACCGGGGGCGGCGGGCAGGTGGCGGTGCTGACCTGGCTGGCCGGTTGCGGTCTGGCGCTGGCGCTGCCGATCCTGGCTGTGGCGCTGGCGGTGCGGGCCTTTCGCTACTTCGCCGCGCCTTTGGCCGAGGTGATGAGCGCCGCCGACGCCGTGGCGGCGGGCGATTGGAGCGTGCGCGTGTCCGAACGTGGGCCGCGTGATTTCCGGCAGCTGGCCCGCTCGTTCAACCGTATGACCACAGAGCTGGCTCGCTCGGACCAGCAGCGCCGCAACCTGACTGCCGATGTGGCGCACGAATTGCGCACGCCGCTGCAAATCATCCAGGGCAATCTGGAAGGCGTCCTCGATGGCGTCTATACGCCCGACGAGGCGCACATTGGCGCCACCCTGGACGAGGCGCGGGTGCTGGCGCGGCTGGTGGAGGATTTGCGCACGCTCTCGTTGGCCGAGGCGGGGGAGTTGCCCATGCACTGGGAGCAGGTGGATGTGGGGGAGTTGCTGGCCGACCTCGACACGACCTTTAGCGGCCAGGCCGAGGCTGCCGGCATCGACATGAAAGTGGAGATCGGGAGGCCGCCCCAGGCCGGGCCACTGCTGATCGAAGCCGACCTGGGGCGGCTAAACCAGGTGCTGAGCAATCTGGTGGTCAACGCCCTGCGGCACACGCCCGCCGGCGGCGCCATCACCCTGGCGGCGGAAGCGAGGGAGGGGGGCGTGCGGATCATGGTCAGCGACACGGGCGAGGGCATCCGGGAGGAGGACTTGCCGTTTGTCTTCGACCGTTTCTGGAAGGGCGACCCTGCGCGCAGCCGGAGCGGCGGGGCGGGGAGCGGGCTGGGGCTGGCGATTGCCCGGCAGTTGGTGCAGGCGCATGGGGGGAGGATTGGGGTCGAGAGGAGAGAGGGAGAGGGGGCGGTTTTCACCGTCGACTTGCCCGCCCGTCGCAAGGTTCCTGGTTCGCAAGAAGTCGAACTCAGCCGTGGATCGGAAGTATCGTAA
- a CDS encoding ABC transporter ATP-binding protein/permease, which yields MQAVANPQAGGRRRGGPGFKGLTRAIRYLGHYRRLALSAYLFLVIGVAAQLAVPQVVQNIIDAVTNGVTAQQLTKIPSQFLPVALDKLGWSESQYQTYTTNPERAIYWAMAFILLLAVIRAAFAYAQTYLSEQASQGVAFDFRNELFAKIQRLSFSYHDRNRTGQLMIRATDDVEKTRLFIGQGLLLATQAFILLTATLIILFLTNVKLTLVILPVLPIALLLFMLFGAISQPLFAQAQIKLSRLNTILQENLAGIKVVKAFAREPQQKARFHESADDLMAQSIKISRTFSFLFPIVFLIANLGQAAILYFGGGQIIDGALTFGEWQKFSLYLVYVFFPLGQLGFIISQMSQASASANRIFEILDAHNEVTDKPNAKALPPIRGELAFEDVTFRYFSSGEPVLSEVSFTARPGQTVAILGATGSGKSSVINLIPRFYDVSDGRILIDGHDVRDVTLESLRTQIGIVLQETNLFGGTIRDNIAFGRPDASDEEVIAAAQAAAAHDFIMSFPDGYNTKVGERGATVSGGQKQRLAIARALLLDPRILILDDSTSSVDLATEYKIQKALDRLMHGRTSLVIAQRISTVRNADLIIVLDKGRVAGLGAHDELMETNPIYAEIYNSQLVEDAISPEAEMVAIAG from the coding sequence TTGCAAGCTGTTGCCAATCCTCAAGCTGGCGGACGCAGGCGCGGCGGGCCAGGTTTCAAGGGCCTGACGCGGGCCATCCGCTATCTGGGTCACTATCGCCGCCTCGCCCTCTCGGCCTATCTGTTCCTAGTCATCGGCGTGGCCGCCCAACTGGCCGTGCCTCAGGTCGTCCAGAACATCATCGACGCCGTCACCAACGGCGTCACCGCCCAACAACTGACCAAGATTCCATCTCAGTTCTTGCCTGTGGCGCTGGACAAGCTGGGCTGGAGTGAAAGCCAGTACCAGACGTACACCACGAACCCTGAGCGGGCGATCTACTGGGCGATGGCCTTCATTCTCTTGCTGGCCGTCATCCGCGCCGCCTTTGCCTATGCGCAAACCTATCTTTCCGAGCAGGCCAGCCAGGGCGTAGCCTTCGATTTTCGCAACGAACTGTTCGCCAAGATCCAGCGGCTTTCGTTCAGCTACCACGATCGCAACCGCACCGGGCAACTGATGATCCGCGCCACCGACGACGTGGAGAAGACCCGCCTCTTCATCGGCCAGGGTCTGTTGCTGGCGACCCAGGCCTTCATCCTGCTCACGGCCACGCTCATCATCCTCTTCCTGACCAACGTAAAATTGACCCTGGTCATTTTGCCGGTGCTGCCCATCGCCTTGCTGCTATTCATGCTCTTCGGCGCCATCAGCCAGCCCCTCTTTGCCCAGGCCCAGATCAAACTCTCCCGCCTCAACACCATCCTCCAGGAAAACCTGGCCGGGATCAAGGTCGTCAAGGCCTTTGCCCGCGAGCCGCAGCAGAAAGCGCGCTTCCACGAATCGGCAGATGACTTGATGGCGCAGTCGATCAAGATCTCACGCACCTTCTCCTTTCTCTTCCCCATCGTCTTCCTGATCGCCAACCTCGGCCAGGCCGCCATCCTCTACTTTGGCGGCGGTCAGATCATCGACGGCGCCCTCACCTTCGGCGAATGGCAGAAATTCAGCCTCTACCTGGTCTACGTCTTCTTCCCGCTCGGCCAGCTCGGCTTCATCATCAGCCAGATGAGCCAGGCCAGCGCCAGCGCCAACCGCATCTTCGAGATCCTGGATGCGCACAACGAGGTCACAGACAAGCCCAACGCCAAAGCGCTGCCCCCCATCCGCGGGGAACTGGCGTTCGAAGATGTCACCTTCCGCTACTTCAGCAGCGGCGAACCGGTGCTTTCGGAGGTCAGTTTCACGGCCCGGCCCGGTCAGACAGTCGCCATCCTCGGCGCCACCGGCAGCGGCAAATCCTCGGTCATCAACCTGATCCCGCGCTTCTATGACGTGAGCGACGGCCGTATCCTCATCGACGGCCACGACGTGCGCGATGTCACCCTCGAATCGCTGCGCACGCAGATCGGCATCGTCCTGCAAGAAACGAACCTCTTTGGCGGCACCATCCGCGACAACATCGCCTTTGGCCGGCCCGACGCCAGCGACGAGGAAGTCATCGCCGCTGCCCAGGCTGCCGCCGCTCATGACTTCATCATGAGTTTTCCCGACGGCTACAACACCAAAGTAGGAGAGCGCGGGGCCACCGTCAGCGGCGGGCAGAAGCAGCGCCTGGCCATTGCCCGCGCCCTCTTGCTCGACCCGCGCATCCTCATCCTGGATGACTCGACCAGCAGCGTCGATCTGGCGACCGAATACAAGATCCAGAAGGCGCTCGACCGGCTAATGCACGGCCGCACCAGCCTGGTCATCGCCCAACGCATCAGCACCGTGCGCAACGCCGACCTCATCATCGTCCTCGACAAGGGCCGGGTGGCCGGCCTGGGCGCGCACGATGAGCTGATGGAAACCAATCCCATCTACGCCGAAATCTACAACAGCCAGCTGGTCGAAGACGCCATCTCACCCGAAGCCGAGATGGTCGCCATCGCCGGCTGA
- a CDS encoding homoserine dehydrogenase — protein sequence MQTYRLALIGFGNVGQGLAQILRDRRADLAARFGADIQIVAISDLLKGSLYDPAGLDPALLLATVQRDGALAAMPAPQRGWDALTTIAESNADVVVEMSYTDLRTGEPAITHLRRALELGKHALTTNKGPVALAYRGLAELARQNRVEIGVEGTVMSGTPALRLGTDLLAGAGIRRVQGILNGTSNYILSRMEDGAAYAEALAEAQAKGYAEADPSGDVEGYDAAGKVVILSNLLLGGDLTPADIDRTGITGLSVADIAAAAQAGERWRLIGCAERENGHVQATVRPVRLPLSHPLAGVRGATNAITYTTDLLGDVTLIGPGAGRIETGYALIGDLLAIHAHSQ from the coding sequence ATGCAGACCTACCGACTTGCTCTCATCGGCTTCGGCAACGTCGGCCAGGGCCTGGCCCAGATCCTGCGCGACCGCCGGGCCGACCTGGCCGCCCGTTTCGGCGCCGATATTCAGATCGTGGCCATCAGCGACCTGCTGAAAGGCAGCCTGTACGACCCCGCCGGGCTGGACCCCGCCCTGCTACTCGCAACCGTGCAGCGCGATGGCGCCCTGGCAGCCATGCCCGCACCTCAGCGCGGGTGGGACGCCCTCACCACCATCGCCGAGAGTAACGCCGATGTGGTGGTGGAGATGAGCTATACCGATCTGCGCACCGGCGAGCCGGCCATCACCCACCTGCGCCGGGCGCTGGAACTGGGCAAACACGCCCTCACCACCAACAAAGGCCCGGTGGCGCTGGCCTATCGCGGCCTGGCCGAACTGGCCCGACAGAACCGAGTCGAGATCGGGGTCGAGGGCACGGTGATGAGCGGGACGCCGGCGCTGCGCCTGGGCACAGACTTGCTGGCCGGAGCCGGCATCCGCCGGGTTCAGGGCATCCTCAACGGCACCAGCAACTACATCCTCAGCCGGATGGAAGACGGCGCCGCCTATGCCGAGGCGCTGGCAGAGGCCCAGGCCAAGGGCTACGCCGAGGCCGACCCCAGCGGCGATGTCGAAGGTTACGATGCCGCCGGCAAGGTCGTCATCCTCAGCAACCTGCTTCTGGGCGGCGACCTCACCCCGGCCGACATCGACCGCACCGGCATCACCGGCCTGAGTGTGGCCGACATCGCCGCCGCCGCCCAGGCGGGAGAACGTTGGCGGCTGATCGGCTGCGCCGAAAGAGAAAACGGCCACGTCCAGGCCACCGTCCGGCCCGTGCGCCTGCCGCTCTCGCATCCGCTGGCCGGGGTGCGGGGCGCGACCAATGCCATCACCTACACCACCGACCTGCTGGGCGATGTCACCCTCATCGGCCCCGGCGCCGGCCGCATCGAGACCGGCTACGCCCTGATCGGCGATCTGCTGGCCATTCATGCCCATTCGCAGTAG
- a CDS encoding ABC transporter ATP-binding protein/permease has translation MFGGPRAMLEQEARKPKRTSITLRRLAGYFKKYTPVLLFTAVLIVVGTWAQVLAPELIGQAADCYITPAVTSSLAAQGAFGGAQGGASQTNCWYADLPASATTADYLAGLGGLVLRITGLFVLVSVFAGLQFFLMSWAGQHVLRALREEVFDHVHRLSLGYYGKNEAGDVMSRITNDTDTLQQAMSFALIQVLSGVLLLVWIVYKMLTLNWAYALLSMIVLPIMAVATVWFSSQARKAFRRARVEIGNVNANLQESISGVREVQAFSREEANIESFRESNAANRDANIRAVSYTSALAPVLEALGYVAIAVVVGVGGALLLRGQSIGGQVVSLGLIITFLGYAQRFNQPIQQVSVLWANIQSAIAGGERIFGLLDEVPDIQEKPTARPMPAIQGRVVFADVKSEYNPGEPVLRGVNLTAEPGQIVAIVGPTGAGKTTIINLIPRFYDVSGGSVSIDGIDVRDVTLGSLRQQIGMVLQDSFLFGDTVMNNIRFGRPDASDEEVIVAAKLARADAFIASLPDGYATILGERGSGLSNGQRQLLAIARAALANPRILILDEATSSVDTRTERQIQAALETIMAGRTTFVIAHRLSTIRHADQVLVLDQGQIIERGRHDELLAQKGFYYNLYRSQFLREEETAAPVFSGNGRQAAVAAVAA, from the coding sequence ATGTTTGGTGGACCTCGAGCGATGCTCGAACAAGAAGCCCGTAAACCCAAGCGCACTAGCATCACGCTGCGCCGCCTGGCCGGGTATTTCAAGAAATACACCCCTGTCCTTCTCTTCACCGCTGTGCTGATCGTCGTCGGCACCTGGGCGCAAGTGCTGGCGCCAGAGTTGATCGGCCAGGCCGCCGACTGCTACATCACGCCGGCCGTGACCAGCTCGTTGGCCGCGCAAGGCGCCTTTGGCGGGGCCCAAGGCGGCGCCAGCCAGACGAACTGCTGGTATGCCGACCTGCCTGCCTCGGCCACCACCGCCGACTACCTGGCCGGACTGGGCGGGCTGGTGTTGCGCATCACCGGTCTTTTCGTGCTGGTGTCGGTTTTTGCCGGGCTTCAGTTCTTCCTCATGAGCTGGGCTGGCCAGCATGTGTTGCGGGCGCTGCGCGAAGAAGTCTTCGACCACGTCCACCGTCTCTCGCTCGGCTATTATGGCAAGAACGAAGCCGGCGATGTGATGAGCCGCATCACCAACGACACCGACACCCTGCAACAGGCCATGAGTTTCGCCCTCATCCAGGTGCTTAGCGGCGTGCTGCTGCTGGTGTGGATCGTCTACAAGATGCTGACGTTGAACTGGGCCTACGCCCTGCTGAGCATGATCGTCCTGCCAATCATGGCCGTGGCCACGGTCTGGTTCAGCAGTCAGGCCCGTAAGGCCTTCCGCCGCGCCCGCGTCGAGATCGGCAATGTCAACGCCAACCTGCAAGAAAGCATCTCCGGCGTGCGCGAGGTGCAAGCCTTCAGCCGCGAAGAAGCCAATATCGAGAGCTTCCGCGAGAGCAACGCCGCCAATCGCGATGCGAACATCCGCGCTGTCTCCTACACCAGCGCCCTGGCCCCGGTACTCGAAGCCCTGGGTTACGTTGCCATTGCTGTCGTCGTCGGTGTGGGCGGCGCCCTGCTGCTACGGGGTCAGTCCATCGGCGGGCAGGTGGTCTCGCTGGGCCTGATCATCACCTTCCTCGGCTACGCCCAACGCTTCAACCAGCCCATCCAGCAGGTGTCGGTGCTGTGGGCCAACATCCAGAGCGCCATCGCCGGGGGCGAGCGCATCTTCGGCCTGTTGGACGAGGTCCCCGACATCCAAGAAAAGCCCACCGCCCGGCCCATGCCCGCCATCCAGGGTCGCGTCGTCTTCGCGGATGTGAAATCCGAATACAACCCCGGCGAACCGGTGTTGCGCGGGGTCAATCTGACGGCCGAACCCGGCCAGATCGTCGCCATCGTCGGCCCCACCGGCGCCGGCAAAACGACGATCATCAACCTGATCCCGCGCTTCTACGATGTCAGCGGCGGCTCCGTCAGCATCGATGGCATCGACGTGCGCGATGTCACCCTCGGCAGCCTGCGCCAGCAGATCGGCATGGTGTTGCAGGATAGTTTCCTCTTCGGCGATACGGTGATGAACAACATCCGTTTTGGCCGGCCCGATGCCAGCGATGAAGAAGTGATCGTCGCCGCCAAACTCGCGCGCGCCGATGCCTTCATCGCCTCACTGCCCGACGGCTACGCCACCATCTTGGGCGAGCGCGGCAGCGGCCTGAGCAACGGCCAGCGCCAGCTCCTGGCCATCGCCCGCGCCGCCCTGGCCAACCCCCGCATCCTCATCCTCGACGAAGCCACCAGCAGCGTCGACACCCGCACCGAGCGCCAGATCCAGGCGGCGCTGGAGACGATCATGGCGGGCCGCACCACCTTCGTCATTGCTCACCGTCTCAGCACCATCCGTCACGCCGACCAGGTGTTGGTGCTGGACCAGGGCCAGATCATCGAGCGCGGGCGCCACGACGAGCTTCTGGCTCAGAAGGGCTTCTACTACAACCTCTACCGCAGCCAGTTCCTGCGTGAGGAGGAGACGGCCGCCCCGGTCTTCAGCGGCAATGGCCGGCAGGCAGCCGTGGCGGCGGTCGCGGCCTGA